From Capricornis sumatraensis isolate serow.1 chromosome 19, serow.2, whole genome shotgun sequence:
CTGCTGCAGTTATGAAGATTTTTGATGCTGCCAAAGTAAGTGGGTTTACATACTTTTGATAATAAATTGTACAAAAGTTTTCTTAGCCCTTTGGAGTCTATGAACTCTTAGGATGAATTGTTCACGTCTGTATGAAGTTGGTGAGGTCTCTCATTAAAACTTCACAGATTCTGACTTGAAGAGTGTTGTTGCTGCCATCATTGTGAATGGTTTAAGCTACTGCGTTGGCATCAGTTATGCATAAAGGAATCCAAGTAGTACTGTAATTTTTATGGATTTTTGAACTCTGCCTTGGTTTAAGGTCTTTAAGTCCTGCCAAGTCACCTGTCTCCCTCATGCTACCTTCTTCTACcttcctgccaaaaaaaaaaagaaagaaaacaaaatagatatTTCAAAACACTATTGATATATAGgagattttgaaagatttttttttgggtGTGGTAATACCAAATATGAGGTATTATTGTCAAATAGTCTATCCTTCAATGCAGGTAGATATTTAAAAGTGGGAATTTAGGAAAGTTGGATTTTGTTTGACCTGATGCTTTATTATTGCTATTTATAGCTGCTAGGTGaaataatgtataaaattaaataagtggTTAATTTTGATACCAACAGATAAAAGTCAAGGAATTCAATTTATTTATGCTAAATATACATTGTTTTTCTATATGCATTTCTAATTAAAACTCCTACAGAGGAAATGATGCTTATGTAAAAGTGTTCCCTGAGGGAGGTGAACGATGCTCACTCTCAGCTGTGAGCTCCTTATGAGCCAGGACCAAGTCTTGCTCTGGTTCCTGTTCCTAGTGCATTCCCCGTTGGTTGTcagatgtgtgtgtacacaatgCAAAGTGTGGTTGAAAAGAAAGGATAGCACTGGTTTATACCTTAAAATTCTTGCCTTTATAGGttatataatatttcttttttttttttcttaacagctttattgagatttaaTTCATATACTGTTCAGTTCATCATGTAAAGTATCCAGTTCATTTCATTCATGGCGTTGTGTAATTATTGCCACAAACTAatgttagaacattttcatcactcaaaAAGAAACCCGATACTCATCAGCAGCCATTCCCCATGACCCTTATCTCTCCCACCCTACCCCCTCCCATCaccagccctaggcaaccactgatctactttctctctctgtaagtaagtaagtcactcagtcgtgtccaactctttgtgaccccgtggactgcagcccaccaggctcctcaatccatgggattctccaggcaagaatactggagtgggttgccatctctctCTGTAGATTTGCCCATTCTGGACACTTCATATAAATAGAGTGTTAAAATTACATGACTTTTATGATTGGCTCTttgcacttagcataatgttttccaaGTTCATCCACGCATCAGTACCATGTGATACTTCTATGAATCCTGTTTCTCTGCTCCGCACGATATTCTATTATAGCCACACTAAGAGTGTGAAAACAAGCAGTGGGCAGGTGGCAGCTAGGAGTGATGACTGGACAAGGGTGATGTGGAGAATCCCTCTGGGCATGCTGGAGAATGACTTCTCTTCTTGCATGCCAGGAACTTTCTGGACCTTGACTGTATGTGTTTTCACCAATTGCATCCAAAGTTGAAGAAGTTTGTTTATAGCTGCAGTGTGAATGTGAGTCACATATAGTTCTTTCCAGTTCACTGTGCTCTGTGGTGTGGCATCTAGGCTCCTATTCAGTGGGAAGAGCGAAACGTCACCGCCATTCAAGGGCCGGGAGGCAAGTGGATGATCCCTCCAGAAGCCAAAGAGTCCATGGATAAGAACAAGATGGGCTTGAAAGGTAGTGCTGATGTGGTACAATCGTTATTATTGATTTCTGTGACAGATGTTATATTTATCTTTACCTGGGCTTATCTTTCacatgatttttacatttttattaattttagctTATACACGCTCCAGGCCATGATTCAAAGTACTGGCGTGTGACAGCTTGGAATTAAGCACTAGGGAGGTGGTGTCATAGGATTAGCTAATGTCAGGGACCTGATACAGTGCTTGGTCCTCAGTCAGTCAGTGTGCAGTGCAGTTGATATTGCAGAAAGCTTCATTGAGGAAACTTCTTCCATATCTGAATCTGAAGCAGAGGGTCAAGTTAGAGCAGAACACATTTTTACAGGGTGTGTAGCGTGTGCTCAGTGCTGCCTGAGAGTGACCAGCTATGCGTGGGCTCATTTATGAAGAGGGCATCAGACTTTCAAACAGAGCCCCTGACTGTCCTTTCAAATGATGCTGGCAAAAGTGTCCCTCGTTTCATGAAGCATGCATGTTAGACATGTCACACAGCTACTTCATGTCCAAAGAAAGGATCCTAAATATAGCTCTGATGGAAtagtggaaaaaatgaaaattagaatttcaaatacagttggccctccatatccaTGCATTGTACATTCATGGATAACATGAACCAACCATGTattgaaaatattaagaattccaaaaagtaaaacttgaataTTTCCACTGGCAACTATTAACATAGTTGTTTACATTGTGTTAAGCACTATAAGTAGTCTAGAGATGATTTGAAGGAGGATGtatgtaggttatatgcaaatactgtgtcattttataagggacttgagcatccatggattttggtatctgctaGGTCTTTTCCCCAACTCAATGCTGAGGGACAAGTATCAACATTAAGAGCTTgtgtttagaaagaaaaagaaaagaccagaATGTAttttgttgtcatctgcatattcttCTTTATTATAGGCCCTTTAAAAACACCAATAGCTGCTGGTCACCCATCTATGAATTTATTGCTGCGTAAAACATTTGACCTTTATGCAAATGTCCGACCATGTGTCTCAATCGAAGGCTATAAAACCCCTTACCATGATGTAAATATTGTCACCATTCGAGAGAACACAGAAGGAGAATACAGTGGAATTGAGCATGTGGTATGTTCATTTggatcctttttcatttttagttaggTTGCTTTCTGTGTACTTGGGACTGTTGTTCAAATTCCCAGGTGAAAATATTTCCCAAAGACAGTTCCCTTTCACTCAGTGAAGAGTTGTGGGTATTTGTCTTGTCGCCTCAAATGGATGCCTCGGGGAGGGAGCGTGGTGCTTGAGGGCACAGGCTTGGGAACTTGTCCTCTGTTTGAAGTTTGAGTCCTCAGCTCCATGGGTGACCATCTCTGTACCTCggttttcctcatctgtgcagTGGGGTTTATAATATGTGGCTCACCAGGCTGGGGTGAACATGACTCACCCTGCCGACATGCCATATGCATGATGCTCGCCTTGGCAGCTGGCGCCATGCAGGCCTGGCACAGATGGTGTTGTCCACACACACCGGCGGTCTGGAGCCACACCCTTCCAACAAGACAGGACTTCCTCTCTTTCAGATCGTGGATGGCGTTGTGCAGAGTATCAAGCTCATTACCGAGGCGGCGAGCAAGCGCATCGCGGAATTTGCCTTTGAATACGCACGGAACAACCACCGGAGCAACGTCACGGCTGTGCACAAAGCCAACATCATGTGAGTCCCAGTGGGCGGTGCTCCCTCCAGCTGTGTGGGTGCCAAGCAGTGGCAAGGCTTGCTTTTCCTCTCTGCAGCTTGCTCACTGCTTCCTGATAGTTCTGGAAGATGGCCTTGCAGCCAGTCAGAGGGTCGGGCATTGCTCTTGTATCACAGTCTCCTATTTAATGTGTTTCCTCGGGTGGGTGATGAACAAGTTTGGAAGGAGCAGGAATTCAGGTCCTGGCAGTTTAAGgcaggggaagagaaggaagccagAGAGACCAGGTCCCCAGATGAGGTGGCCTgttagctaagtcatgtctataAAAGGGCAGTCGTTCCTGTGTTAGGAGGGGAATAGCAGGAATGTTTCTGAAATGGCCACCTGTTCAGGAGCTTAAAATAGTGCTCATAGTGCTAATCTGATCCAATGTATCATTCTAGCAGTTTGAATTCTCCTCGTCCCTAGTGCAGTAAAGGCTAACTCGATGTGTTAAGAAGCAGGTTTCCTAACCTAAGAAAAGTGTTGAGCATGTAAAATAGTAAAACTATTTAAATAATTGAGTAAGTTAACTTTTTTAAGCCAATTTTAACATTTCCTTATTAATAGATATTTCTTAATTCTTGCTAGATAATATAGTCTTCTTCATTATGATCAAACTCCTTTACATTTTTTACCCTTCTGTGCTTCCAGAAGTATCCCCAAACATTTAACTTTGCATTTTACTGATTGCCCCCCAAAATTTTTTTACTGTAATTGAAATCAGACATCTTGGCTTCTGGAACTTGAATTTCTTGAACTTTACTTCTCTGATTTgatctttttctctctgcaaGTCTTTGCTTTcaacaatttttatttgattaaatACAGGCGAATGTCAGATGGGCTTTTTCTGCAAAAATGCAGGGAAGTTGCAGAAAACTGTAAAGATATTAAATTTAATGAGATGTACCTTGATACAGTATGTTTGAATGTAAGTATATATTCACACTTACCTGCTATGTTTTGTGGTGTATAGTGTGTTCATGTGGTGCAGTTTTTGATTGCTGAATGCACAAATGCATTTTTTGTAGATGGTCCAAGACCCGTCCCAGTTTGATGTTCTTGTTATGccaaatttgtatggagacatcCTTAGGTAAGTCTGGCTGCGCCCTTTTAGCCTACAGTTTATTTATAAATGTTCTAAAATAAATTGTGGCTTAAGAATTTTAATCAAGGGTTATAAAAATAGCATTTGTTAGAAGATATGGGTTGAATTCTGATAGTTCAGGTGGTGATAATGGTTACATGTTGGGTAGGTTATTCCTTTGTTCATTTGCCAAATTAGCTCTGgactgtagttccctgaccattaGTTCCctcttcccactttacagatattttattggttggttggttgatttCAGTGTTGTATCATGTATGGCTAGGAAGGTAGGTGTTCATTTTTACACGGTTTTTTGGGGGGTAACTTTTGGCATAATTTCAGACTTACAGGAAAGTTGCGAGAACAGTACAAAGAAATCCTGTGTACTCAGCACCACATTcaccaaatgttaacatttttatcagACTTACTTCATtactccctcctgcctcctcctcgtTTCTCTGTCTCTGCACACATACGCATGCTGGTGGCCAGATGGTGCTTTTGTAAATCCATCATTCCTTTTGCATCTCTTAGTTGGCATTCTACTGGAAGGATCcgcttttctttctgtctcatttGTTTACTGACTCACCTATGTCCGTTTGGACTCTCGGCTTCTGTTTTACTCAGGggtcctgtccctcactatcttcaTCGACATTGGTGCTCAGATTGCGCAGGCTTGGCCAGTGTCAGTCCCTTTGAGCTGTGTCTGTGCCCTCTTGGCCCTGACCCTTATTTGTTCTCTGGCACAGTAAGGTGCTTCAGGCTCATCCGATATGTTCCTGACTAGTCCTGAAATCAGCTGTTTCTTCAAGGAGCCCAAGGTTCTCTTAGTGGAGAATGGCATGTAAAGATAGAAGTCTGACCACTAGGTaagctgttttgtttttcaaaatgtccTTTGAAATGCTTTTCTGCCCCCAGTGACCTGTGTGCGGGGTTGATTGGAGGTCTTGGTGTGACACCAAGCGGCAACATTGGAGCCAATGGAGTTGCAATCTTCGAGTCGGTAAGGACCCTGGTGACACCTGAAGCTGAATTCAAATCAGAGTGACGTGAGAACCCAAGAGGGATTATCTGCATAAACATCTGTTAACTCTtgagtttttccagttgtcaaaAGAAAGTGAAGATTTGTTTAGCTTTTTGTATAAGCTCAGTTGATTCATTCATTTCCCTCTGGTTTCTTTTATATCCTTATTGTTTATGTGCTTCCTTCctcagttaaaatattttaccagAAGTTCACTGGATGAGATTGTTTGTTCATCTTTTTACACTTAAAAGAAATTACTTTAGCTCTTCATTTTTCTGAGGCTTTATTTCTAAAACCTGTGTCTGGATAGCTGTTCTGTAGCTGTTTTCCGTCGGAGGGGAAAGGTGATTAAGAGCCCAGCTTCCCCAGAGGAGAACTGTTCGCTTCTGTCCCGCTTCTGACtgtgccccacccccaaccccgcaGGTTCACGGGACTGCCCCGGACATTGCGGGCAAGGACATGGCCAACCCCACGGCCCTCCTGCTCAGTGCTGTGATGATGCTGCGCCACATGGGGCTTTTTGACCACGCTGCGAAGATTGAGACGGCGTGTTTTGCTACAATTAAGGATGGAAAGGTATCGGTGATCTTGCCACACTTGGGCTGGGTGAAATTCATTTCCTCCTTGGGTTTTGTATGTGAAGGACAGATGATGGTTCTTTTCAAGAGGGCCAAAGGATTGGCGTTCCTAATGCAGGCTCCCTGGGTGAACTCAGGGGGTGTGCACATGTTGCATTTTCTGAAGGGAGGACCCGTGTGTTTCCTCAGGAGAGGGTTGAGAAGCACCAAGGCAGGGGCGCCAGTGTGCAGTGGGAAGGACAGTGATGTGGGGGTCAGAGCAGGGCAGACCTGGTTATCCTGTTGCTACCCATGGGATCTTGGCTAAGTCCAGTAATTTTTCTCAGTAGCTTTTTCCTCTTTCCAGCAAACATCTGTTGCATACATTATAAAGTATGGAGGATATAATAAAATAAGGAATAAAGTAAGGTCTCAGACCTCAAGGAGCTGGAAATCTAGCAGTAGGCACAGGTGTAGACTTGTCTGTAGTACAGTGGTGCTCTGTGTCACTTTAAATGCATCTGTGATATAAAAGTAATATAGAAGTTTTATAGATGTATTAATGGCTGATGCTTGAATACTTACATGATCTTatactctctctctatatatatatatatatatataaaatctcagcACATTTCTGCTACTCTGTGGCGTAGATACTGTAATTaagcccattttagagatgagggcATCCtaagtggctctagtggtaaagaacctacctgccaatgcaggagatgcaggttcaatccctgggttgggaagagcccttggaggagggcatggcaacccactccagttttcttgcctggagaatcccatggacagagaagcctggcgggctatagtccatggggtctcagagagtcagacaggactgaagtgactgagcacatagatGAGGAAGTTTGTCCAAGGTCTCACAGCTCCTAACTGGCAGAGTTGGGGTTCACACCTAGTCTGGCTCTTACCCAACAAGCTTTACTGTTTCCATAAGCGGTTGTGGCCCGTGGGAGGGTTGTGGTCGATTATTCTGAAAGTGGGAGAATGGAGGAGATCATGGCTTTACAAGGCTGAGCCCGAAAGGTTGATCCTTAGCCTGagatctcttcattttttttttttcaagttatcattttaaaaaaggataaagtATACCTAATACAAAATTGACCACTTTAATAATTTTTGAGATGCACAGTCTATTGGGTATTGAATACCCAGCATTTTCACATTGTTGTGTGACCtcgccaccatccatctccagactttttcattttcctgaactgaaactgtccccattaaacagtaCTTTCCCTGTTTTCTACTGTTGCCTCACCGTCTGGCAagcaccattctactttctgtctctgtaaatCTGACTGCTTTAGGCACCTCACATAAGCTGAATCACACCCTTGTACTGTTCTGActgccttacttcacttagcTCAAGGTTtgctgcttattttttttttaaattctgtactTTGAAATTTCTGTGGCCA
This genomic window contains:
- the IDH3A gene encoding isocitrate dehydrogenase [NAD] subunit alpha, mitochondrial — its product is MAGPAWISKVSRLLGAFHNQKQVTRGFAGGVKTVTLIPGDGIGPEISAAVMKIFDAAKAPIQWEERNVTAIQGPGGKWMIPPEAKESMDKNKMGLKGPLKTPIAAGHPSMNLLLRKTFDLYANVRPCVSIEGYKTPYHDVNIVTIRENTEGEYSGIEHVIVDGVVQSIKLITEAASKRIAEFAFEYARNNHRSNVTAVHKANIMRMSDGLFLQKCREVAENCKDIKFNEMYLDTVCLNMVQDPSQFDVLVMPNLYGDILSDLCAGLIGGLGVTPSGNIGANGVAIFESVHGTAPDIAGKDMANPTALLLSAVMMLRHMGLFDHAAKIETACFATIKDGKSLTKDLGGNSKCSDFTEEICRRVKDFD